The genomic region AAGCGGGTGATTCAAAAACTTCATCGGTTACTTCCATTTCGGTTACACCGAATTTTTGAAATATATCTTCTCCCACAATGGTTTCCCGGCTATGAAATGATGGCAGGCAATGAAGGAATTTCACTAATGGATTTCCGGTTTTTGCTAATAACTGTGCAGAAACCTGGTAAGGCAGCATAAGTTGTAAACGTTCTTTCCAGGCTGAATCCGGTTCTCCCATTGACACCCATACATCGGTATAAATGAAATCAACACCTTTGACACCTTCATCAACATTATCCGTGACAGTAATCTTTGCTCCGGTTTCTCTGGCAATTTCCAGGCATTTGGCTACCAGCCCGGCCGAAGGCTGGAACTGTTTCGGGGCGATTGAACGGAAATCCATGCCCATCTTAGCTGCGCCGACTAACAGGGAATTACCCATGTTGTTCCGGGCATCGCCAAGATAACAGAATGAGATTTGGTTAAGGGGCTTGTCACTATGCTCAATCATGGTCAACAGATCGGCAAGGACCTGGGTCGGGTGAAATTCATTGGTGAGTCCATTCCATACCGGCACATTAGAATATTTCGCCAATTCTTCAACAATTTCCTGCCCATAACCGCGATACTCGATCCCATCATACATCCTGCCCAATACTCTTGCCGTATCCTTGACAGATTCCTTCTTTTTCATCTGGGAGCCCGATGGCCCCAGGTAAGTAACATTGGCACCCTGATCCATAGCAGCCACTTCAAAAGCACATCGGGTACGTGTGGAATCTTTCTCGAAAAGAAGTACAATATTCTTTCCTTTCAGCCTTTGTTGTTCTGTTCCGGAATATTTCGCTTTTTTCAGGTCAGCCGACAGGTCGAGTAAAAACTTAATCTCCTCTGGTGCAAAATCAAGGAGTTTTAAAAAACTGCGGTTATGAAGATTGAATGGCATGGCTACAAATTTTGAAATTTGAAATTTGAAATTAAACTATAGTGATCCTTGTTCCGCCATCATCTATACCAAGAAGGGTAGTTTGGGTGATTATAGCATCCCGGCCGCTATGTTCAACAAAATAGATGGCGGCACGGATCTTTGGCGCCATACTGCCTTCGGAGAAATGGCCTTCAGTCAGGTATCTTTTAGCTTCGGCAATATTCATGCGATTTAATGTTTTTTCCTGTGGTGTATTGAAGTTCAGGCAGACCTTCGGGACATCAGTCAGGATAAAAAACCGGTAAGCGCCGATTTGTGATGCCAGCAAAGCTGAAGCATGGTCTTTATCGATAACGGCATCGATACCCTGGAGTTTGTTTTCCGTTTTATAATATGACGGGATACCACCTCCTCCGACTGCGATCACTATCTGACCCTCACGCGCAATCCTTTCAATCGTTTTAGTATTATATATGACGAGAGGCCTTGGGGAGGCGACCACCTTCCTGAATCCTCTTCCCCTGGGATCTTCCGAAAAGATATTCCCGGTCAGTTGGGAATTCTTGTCGGCTTCTTCTTTCGTATAAAAAGGGCCGATTGGCTTAACCGGGTTCTGAAAAGCAGGATCATCTTTGTTTACCAATACCTGAGTGATTATAGTGATGATATCGCGGTCGATGTCATTTTCACGGAAGACATTCCTCAGTTGTTGTTCGATGACATAACCGATAAACCCTTGTGAATAGGCCACGCTGATATCGAGCGGCATTTCAGGAACGCCATAAAGCTTCTCACCGGCGGCATTTGCCAGCATGATATTTCCAACCTGAGGGCCATTCCCATGGGTGATCACCAGGTCGTAACCACCATCGATGAGCACTAATAAGCGTTCACAGGTCATATACGCATTTTCTTCCTGTTCTCCGATAGTCCCTTTTTGCTTTCCGGTAATCAGGGCGTTCCCTCCAAATGCAACAACACCAAGCTTTTTCATAAATCGTTCTACTTTTTAAAGGTACAAAGCTAATAATATTTAAGGGTTTGGGAAAGGACTTCGGCTTAAATATTTATCTTCGTTTATCATTCCATGCAGACCTTCTTATGAAACAATTTCTAAGGAATCTTTTACTTTCACCCCGGTCACTAACCGGGTATATCATAGGCCCGGGTGCTTTTTTTTACTTGATATGTTTTGCGCACCTGGATCCTGAGAAACCAGCCGTGACTTACACCCTGGCCGTAGGTTTGTTAATGGCCATCCTGTGGATCACCGAAATTGTTCCACTTGCTGCCACATCGCTTTTGCCGGTAGTTCTTTTCCCATTGTTAGGTATCATGGATGGTAAAGATGTATCGGCAACCTATTTTAACCATGTGATCTTCCTGTTCATCGGCGGATTCCTGGTAGCCCTGGCCATGCAGCGCTGGAACCTTCACAGACGGATAGCTCTTCGAATACTGATGCTTACCGGATCCCGGCCTGCCAGTATCCTGCTTGGGTTTATGCTCTCTACAGCATTTTTATCTATGTGGATTTCCAATACAGCTTGTGCCATGATGATGATCCCTATTCTCATTTCGGTCATGCAAAAACTGGAAGAAACTACTGAAAAGAGCGTAATGTCAAAATATGCTGTCGGATTGTTGCTTGGCGTGGCTTATAGTGCTTCAATCGGTGGAATAGCAACATTGGTGGGCACACCGCCTAATTTATCTTTCGTCAGGATTTTCCAGATCATGTTTCCTGATGCGCCAGAAGTCAGTTTTACCGAATGGTTCCTTTTCGCTTTTCCTGTCGCCATTTGTTTATTAGCCTTTGTATGGTGGCTATTATATTTCATGTATGGCCCCAAAAAAGGACACTGGAATGCCCTGGAAAAAGGAATTTTTCGCCAACAATACAAAGCCCTGGGACCCATGGGGTTCGAAGAGAAGGTAATCCTGGCAGATTTTATCTTACTGGCTTTGTTATGGTTATCCAGGTCAGATCTTGACTTTGGCAGTGTAAAGATACCAGGTTGGGGTAATATATTTGATAATCCTGAATTTGTCAACGATGGCACAGTAGCAATCATGATGGCAGTCATCCTGTTTTTCATTCCATCAAAAAATGACAATGGTCAAAAGATCCTGAACTGGGAAACTGCCGGTAAGTTGCCCTGGCATATTGTACTCCTTTTCGGCGGCGGATTCGCATTGGCAACGGGATTCAAGGAATCAGGCCTTTCCGTGTGGTTTGGTGAACAATTGAACTGGTTAT from Bacteroidales bacterium harbors:
- the argF gene encoding ornithine carbamoyltransferase, coding for MPFNLHNRSFLKLLDFAPEEIKFLLDLSADLKKAKYSGTEQQRLKGKNIVLLFEKDSTRTRCAFEVAAMDQGANVTYLGPSGSQMKKKESVKDTARVLGRMYDGIEYRGYGQEIVEELAKYSNVPVWNGLTNEFHPTQVLADLLTMIEHSDKPLNQISFCYLGDARNNMGNSLLVGAAKMGMDFRSIAPKQFQPSAGLVAKCLEIARETGAKITVTDNVDEGVKGVDFIYTDVWVSMGEPDSAWKERLQLMLPYQVSAQLLAKTGNPLVKFLHCLPSFHSRETIVGEDIFQKFGVTEMEVTDEVFESPASIVFDQAENRLHTIKAVMVATLGG
- a CDS encoding SLC13 family permease, with the translated sequence MKQFLRNLLLSPRSLTGYIIGPGAFFYLICFAHLDPEKPAVTYTLAVGLLMAILWITEIVPLAATSLLPVVLFPLLGIMDGKDVSATYFNHVIFLFIGGFLVALAMQRWNLHRRIALRILMLTGSRPASILLGFMLSTAFLSMWISNTACAMMMIPILISVMQKLEETTEKSVMSKYAVGLLLGVAYSASIGGIATLVGTPPNLSFVRIFQIMFPDAPEVSFTEWFLFAFPVAICLLAFVWWLLYFMYGPKKGHWNALEKGIFRQQYKALGPMGFEEKVILADFILLALLWLSRSDLDFGSVKIPGWGNIFDNPEFVNDGTVAIMMAVILFFIPSKNDNGQKILNWETAGKLPWHIVLLFGGGFALATGFKESGLSVWFGEQLNWLSGLHPFIIILMISLLVTFLTELTSNTATTEMILPILAGLAVSIEVNPLFLMLPATLSASMAFMLPVATPPNAIVFGTNRLTIADMAKTGLVINLVGAIIITVFTYFMVGIVFGVEDLSLPLWAIHP
- the arcC gene encoding carbamate kinase, which produces MKKLGVVAFGGNALITGKQKGTIGEQEENAYMTCERLLVLIDGGYDLVITHGNGPQVGNIMLANAAGEKLYGVPEMPLDISVAYSQGFIGYVIEQQLRNVFRENDIDRDIITIITQVLVNKDDPAFQNPVKPIGPFYTKEEADKNSQLTGNIFSEDPRGRGFRKVVASPRPLVIYNTKTIERIAREGQIVIAVGGGGIPSYYKTENKLQGIDAVIDKDHASALLASQIGAYRFFILTDVPKVCLNFNTPQEKTLNRMNIAEAKRYLTEGHFSEGSMAPKIRAAIYFVEHSGRDAIITQTTLLGIDDGGTRITIV